DNA from Triticum aestivum cultivar Chinese Spring chromosome 7D, IWGSC CS RefSeq v2.1, whole genome shotgun sequence:
TTATTTGTGTGTTTATAAATGTGCTCGTATatattttaatatttttaaatattatGCTAAAGATCTCTAAGATGTCTAGTAAGCATATTTGTAGAAATTCTAGAGTATAAATTGAACAATTGACAAATATGTCTTCTAAGATGTCTAAAAATATAGTATTGTATTAGATTCTTGTTTGGTATATATTTTTTAGGGAATTCTTGTTTGGTATCTGGTGGGTATCAATAGAGAAAGTTCTAAATCCATGTGGTATCCAGCAGCGAAAATTCACTGGTATAAAATGTCACCAAACTCTTGCCCACCGAACATGATATCAATAGATACACGTATCCATGGATAATATCTACACTGGCGCAAATATTGATAAACTCTTAATGATTAGTTGTTATACGCTTTGTTTTTGTTTAGTAGTATCATAGTATTTCATAAGGGATCTCTTATATTTTGAAGAGTTTTTAAGGGGTCTTATTTTGAGATTTTTGAAAAAAACATTATTTTTTTTATAACAAATTCAGAAAATGTACGCCCTAGATTTAAAATTTCAAaactatgaccccgtcggcttggCTGAATCCAAATTAGGATATTTCGGTCTTTCCTAGGCCGAAACAAGCTCTTCGGTCTATTGTGGGCAGAAGAGGTGTGGATAGGGGCCACAAAGTGACTGTCGGTGGCCCTTTGACCGAAGAGATTAACTTCGGCCTGGCGTCGACCGGAGAGGTGGACTTCGGCCTACCAGTGACTAAAGAGTTCTTTTCGGCCAAGCTGTGACCAAAGAGATCGGGATAAGCCgagcatcttcttcctccagccagtTGTTTCCTCTCTGACTTCTCTCTCTTCCTTCTCTCGCGATTTGCTCGATCTCCTCTATTTTCCGGCCAATCTCGCATCCAACCCGTAGAAATAGTAGAGCATAGCCTTTCCCAACGGCCTAGGGTCCTATCTATCCATGGGGTAGACTTTTTGGCATGAAGTGAGCATAGGAGAGAAGGAGCCATGGTGGGGGTGGAGGTGCGGCTGGGGAGGAGGTGGTGCGGcttgggagaggggaggaggcgctGGCGGTGATGAACCTTGCTGGGATGTAGTTGGAGTCCAACCTCCGGTAgccgagggggaggcggtggtggTGTCGGGTGGTGCAAGAACCCCGGGAGGTAGCCGATGGCGCTGAGTTGAAGAGAGGAGCAAGAAGCAGGCGACCCacacgttgaaggtataaccatgtcgGCTAAAGATATTGGAGTACACACACCACAATGGCTATTTCAGAGGTTGCTCGATGAAGAATGAAGCAAGGTTCAATGCCTGGTTTTATAGGTTCGATGCACACGCATGCGGGAAATGGTTGGCGGGAAAATAAGAGGTGAACGATGGCGGGAAATGCTTGGCGGGAGCGATAGTGGTAAAAGAGCACTCTTCGCCCTAGTGTAAACCGAAGAGTGGTGCCATGCAACTTCGGTATGCAGTTCACGCGAAGAGGTGGGCCCCAGCGAACTCTTCGACCTGGTGTAAACTGAAGAATTCTTTCGGCCGTTTCCGCATCTTTTCGGTCTACAATACACAAAAGTGTTGTTTTCGGCCTATGTACGACCAAAGAGTATCTCTTCGGCTTCAGCTGGGCCGACGGGGTCATAGTTTAATTTTATTTAATCTAGGGCATACATTTTCCGAATTTGTTATAAAagatattttattttttttctaattttgagaCCACAAAGGACAGGGTGGACCTAGCGTTTAGAAAAAAATAGTGATGGACCTGGGTCTAGTGACCCTGGACAATTTTGTCCACGTTATTCCACTtgaaaaaagaagaacaaaaaaaatAAATCTACTAAAAATAATGACACTTCATTCTTGTGGTTCACAATAGTATACTCTCGTTTCAAAATAGataacccaactttgtactaagttgAGTCATCTGCTCCTATCTTCGAACGgagtaacggagggagtagatatctCCCATTCCCTCAATCCCACGGGACGCCGGCCggaatccgccgccgccgccgccgccttcactgTGTTTTCTTGATTCAAGCGAGCACCGCAAAAAGCCATgcccctcctccacctcctcctcttcctgcaCCATACATCGCTGAAGCGCTCTCGCGCCGGATCccggcggccgtcggggcggaggattGAGGGACCAAGCCGGGACTTTTCGAGGCCGGCGGCGGAGCGCCAAGGGAGGAGGCCGCGGCGAGTAGAGGGAGGGAGCGAGCATCCTCGAGACAGAGCGCATCCAGATCCACATGTGCGTGCGTGTCCCCGGAAGTCAAGAACAGTAAGCGTCTTCTTGCTTCTATTTTCCTCACGAGCACGTCCTGCCCAGCCCAGGCCATTATTGCGTTTGAAACAAAGCTCCTAAATTCGTCGTATGCGCCAGATTGGTCCTAGAGCAGGGCGTACTCTACTCTCCACCCCACCCACCCCTGCAAAGTTCTAATAATGGGGCCAGAAACATGCATATTTGGGGAAGAACACTTCGTCCTATGGCCATTGGATTCGCGGAGATGCCATTGAAGAAGCCCCACCATCTTTCTCAGCTGAGGCCATCATTGCCGGTGCCCACCTCTGCATGCTCTCTGCACTTTGGTACCTCTGCTCACAAGATGAACAGCGCTCAAGCCACAGGTGAGGTGAAAAATTGCTTGCTTATTTGCTCCCACATGTACCAGGCATTGTTTCCTTCCATGCTCCTCACAAGCAAACAAACACACTTTTGTTCACACCATATTTGTCCTCTCCACCTTGCGAGGCGCTCCaatggcggcgacggtggtggtCAACATCGTGGTCGGGCCGCTGGTCAAGATCGTGCTGGAGAAGGCGTCCAACTACCTCCTCGACAAGTACAAGGTGATGAAGGGCATGGAGGAGCAGCATGAGATCCTCAAGCGCAGGCTGCCCGCCATCCTCGACGTCATCGCCGACGCCGAGCAGGCGGCAGCCCACAGGGAAGGGGCGGCGGCCTGGCTCCAGGCCATCAAGAAGGTGACCTACCAGGCGAATGAAGTGTTCGACGAGTTCAAGTACGAGGCGCTTCGTCGCAAGGCCAAGAAGGAGGGGCACTACAAGGAGCTTGGCTTCAGTGTGGTAAAGCTCTTTCCCACCCACAACCGCTTCATATTCCGTAACAGGATGGGAAGAAAGCTCCGCAAGATAGTGCGAGCCATTGAGGTTCTTGTGGCTGAAATGAAGGACTTTGACTTCAAGCATCAGCAACCACTGCGGGCATACAACCAGTGGCGACAGAAGGATCATGATATCTTTGATCCGGAGAAAATCACCAGTAGATCGAGAGCCAAAGATAAGAAGAAGCTTGTTGATATACTGGTTGGTCAAGCTAACAATGCAGATCTCACAGTTGTTCCCATCGTTGGAATGGGTGGTCTGGGAAAGACCACGTTAGCTCAACTTGTCTACAATGACACTGAAATTCAGAAGCATTTCAATTTGCTGCTATGGGTGTGTGTCTCTGACAACTTTGATGTGGATTCTCTGGCTAAAAGTATAGTTGAAGCAGCTCTCGAGAAAAATGGTGCAGAAGCAGCTACTTCCATGAGGACGAAGACACCGCTGGATGGCCTTCAGAATGTAGTGAGTGGGCAAAGGTACCTCCTTGTATTGGATGATGTCTGGACACGAGAGGTTCATAAATGGGAGCAGCTCAAGGCCTGCCTTGAACGTGGTGGCATGGGGAGTGTGGTCTTGACAACAACTCGTGATAAAGGAGTTGCGGAAATAGTGGGTACTGTTGAAGCTTATAATCTCGGAGCTTTGGATGGACAATACATAAAGGAAATTATCGAGACAATGTCGTTCAGTTGTTTGAAGAAGGGAGAGGAAAGGCCAGCCGTGTTGATGAATATGGTTGATGAGATTGTGGAGCGATGTTCTGGCTCTCCTTTAGCTGCAATGGCTCTGGGCTCTGTACTGCGTAACAAGACCAGTGAAGAAGAATGGAAAGATGTATCAAGCAGAAGCAACATTTGCACCGTGGAGTCTGGAATCTTACCGATACTCAAGCTCAGTTACAATGACTTGCCGCCACAAATGAAGCAATGCTTTGCTTTTTGTGCTATATTTCCCAAAGATTACGAGATTAATGTGGACAAGCTGATCCAACTATGGATTGCACATGGCTTTATTATCCAAGAAAAGCAAGTTCGTCTTGAAAACATTGGCAAACAGATTTTCAATGAACTAGTCTCAAGGTCATTCTTTCAGGATGTGAAACAAGTCCAGACCACAATCGGTGAAATTGAACAGGACGGGGCGTGTTATGTCAGAAGTACATGTAAAATCCATGATCTTATGCATGATGTTGCACTGTCTGTAATGGAGAATGAATGTGCCTTGGCAACTGAGGACCCAGGCAAGATTGGATATGTTTTCTCAACTGAGGAACCAAGTCAGAGTGAGTGGCTTCCAGACACGGCTCGGCATTTATTTTTGTCATGCAAGGAACCAGCAAGAAAATTGAATAGTTCTCTCAAGAACAGTTCTTCAGCCATCCAAACACTTCTGTGTGATAGCTTTATGAGCAGATCATTGCATCATTTGGCAAAATACAGCTCCTTGCAAGCATTACAGCTCCGTTTGTTGGGATCATTTCCGCTGAAACCAAAACATCTGCATCACCTGAGGTACCTAGATCTCTCAAGAAGTTTAATAAAAGCACTTCCTGAAGATATGAGCATTCTATACAACCTGCAAACGTTGAACCTCTCTGGCTGCGTATCTCTTCGTGAACTTCCAAGACAAATGAAGTATATGGCTGCGCTCCGCCACCTTTACACTCATGGTTGTCCAGAGCTGAAAGGCATGCCTAGAGACCTAAGAAAACTCACATCCCTACAGACACTTACATGTTTTGTTGCAGGTAGTGGCTCTAATTGCAGCAATGTTGGAGAGCTCGGGAATTTAAACCTCGGTGGTCAACTAGAGTTACATCATCTAGAGAATGTGACAGAAGAAGCTGCAAAAGCTGCAAACCTCGTGATGAAGAAGGAAGTAACAGAACTGACATTAAAATGGACTGTTGGATCGGATAACGTTGTTGATGAACCTAGCAGTCGGGATGATGCGAAAGTGCTCGAGGAACTTAAACCTCATGATGGGCTGCATGCTATAAGGATACACACCTATGGAGGCACCACCTTTCCAACATGGACAGCTATGTTGCAAAACATTGTTGTGATCCATATTTCTCATTGTAAGAAACTGCAATGGTTCTTTAGTGGTGACATTAACACATCCTTTGCATTTCCAAATCTGAAGGAGCTTACGTTGCAAGAGCTTGTCTGCTTTGAGAGATGGTGGGAAATAGATAATGTAACGCAAGGAGAAGTGGTGATGTTTCCTCGGCTTGAGAAGTTGCGCATTAGTCAGTGTGAAAAGTTGACAGCATTGCCAGGGCAACCGACCTTCCCAAACCTCCAGATCACTCGTATTGAGAGATGTCCAGAGTTGACGACTAGAGTTGAATCACCAAAGCTCAGTGTATTAAAGATGGAAGGACATGATGTACAGTTGTTTCAGTGGGTAGCCAGGCATATGACTTCATTGACCAATGTTGAACTGCATAGCCTTGTGGACAGTACAGAAACAACCTCGGCGGTGGCTGAGGATGGTTTGAGGGAAGTTCTGGATTGCAAGGAAAAATGGAATGATCATGATTTTCCTCTGACAGTTTTGGTGCTACAAAACTTCAAGTCAGGTATAACAGAGCTGTGTTCATGTTTTGTACACCTGCAAGATTTGTCAGTTTGGAGGTGCCATGCGCTCCTCCACTGGCCAGAAAAGGAGTTTGAAGGATTGGTATCCTTGAGGAAGCTTGTGATTCACCAATGTGAGAATCTGACTGGATATGCACAAGCTTCTACCGAGCCATCAACATCGTCAGAAAAGAGTCAGCTCCTTCCACGTCTAGAGTTACTAGTGATAAGGAAATGTGAAAGTTTGGTTGAGGTCTTCAATGTCCCTGCATCTCTCAGGGTAATGGAAATTCTTTATTGCAAGAAGCTTGAGTCTATATCTGGCAGGAGGCTGCTGCAGGGACAGTCAGCATCGTCGATTCACCAAGGGCCATCTAGTATAGCAGAGgtgtcatcatcaccatcatctggAGTTGGGGTGGAGAATTTAGAAACGTTAAAATTAGTCGAGTGTCATAGCTTAACAGGGGTCCTGCGTCTCCCTTCGTCCCTCAAGGTTCTAGACATTGATAGCTGCAGTGGGCTGACATCTCTGGAATCTCACTCCGGAGAGCTTCCATCATTGGAGTACCTCTACCTTTGGAGTTGCAATAAACTGTCATCCCTACTGGATGGGCCACGAGCATACTCTTATCTCCAAAGTCTTTACATTAAGAACTGCCCTGGTATAAAGGCGTTCCCTACAAGCCTGCAGCAAAGGCTGGGCAGCATCCAGGAGGAATACACAGATGCTCATTATTATGGAAGTAAGCATGTAACACTTACTTTCTCTATTACTTCTTACTAGTGAGTATTAATTGTGCTATTTAGATAACTATAATAGCATCACTCGTAGCACGGCAGAAAAATGAAGCAAATTAAATAGTCTTTTAACCTAAATTTGTCATTTCTCAATTTATTGATGTTCTTCTAAGCGCAAGTTTTTGCATTATTAACGTTTGCAGATAAGCCAAGGCCTATCCCTATCCTGCTGAAACCAAAGACATGGAAATGTGCCATCCGTAGAGATTAGAGGGCTATAAACAGAATCACGGGACGAGAATACTTCCACAGGTTTGTGATGTAGAAATATGCCTACACTGCGGGAACCTTTGATTGGTTTTCTTATTTCTTGCAAAAAGAATTAAGCTGGTGGAATTGTTTGCAGAATTCTTCCAGCATACAGGGACTGGAAAGAGAGATCACTTGGGGTGGAGCTATTCTCTTGCTGAGAGGCCCACAAGTTGTTGCCATGCTGAACTGCGAGATCCGTAATCAGGAAGCGCTTCTAATACTATTGGCTATCAATCATTTCATTCTGTTCCCAGAAGATCTTGTTGGAATAATTACTTGTATTTTTCCACCTCTGTTTACCTACGGTCATGTCCTAGGCACTGTCAGTTTTCTGTGCTAGGCACCGTCAGTTTTCTGTTGAAATTCCGTCGCAGTTTCCCTGTTTTATCTGTGAACCTGTATAAACAGAGTACCGCCATTTAGAGTCAGTATTCCGTTTATCGCATATATATAGGCAATGTTATTTACGAAGCTGTTGATTCTCTCTTGTACTATGCACCAGATTTCATGGAGGGGATTATCCCAGATGTAGCTTGCCTGTCGTCTGTCGACTTTCAACAGGAAAAATGCATGTGGAAACAGAGGAATGACATTTTTCTTTGGGCGATGCATGTGGTCTCGTCTACAGGTTCTCTGGCACATCTGGAAGCACCAATGTTAACCTGCTGCTGGGGTTCGGCCACAGACCCTGTCGTGGTGGTCAGGCAACTGTTGAAGACTGTTCACTGAATCAGGCTGCTCTGTTAATTTTTTTTTTCAGTTTCTGATGTTTTTTTGCAGTGTTTCTTCAGCTACCTTAGCAACGATATGTATCTATCTGGAGTCTTTTGACGCCTGTTACCATGCGTTTCATTTTCAATGAAACTGGGACAGGGCGTGGGCCTTTTGATCGGGTTTTTAAATTTTTATTTCCAGCGCAATCTAAGCTAGATATAAGATTTCAGTTTCTCAAGATACGATGTTCATCCGAATCCATCCTGACTTGTTCTTTTGTTTATTGACAATTATATGCATTTGAATCTGTTGATTAGCCCTCATACTCTGCTTTTGTTTGTTTCTCAAGACCAGCTGTTGGAATATTCTTCTCAAATGAGGTTAGGAACTTTGGTATACACAATTCGACGTCGCGAACCGCTTCAGGTTGTAAGTACTAACTAGAGAGCTGGGACTTCAAATTTTCAAGATATGTTGAATTGTTGATGTCCATCGCCAATTTCGACCTGGTAACTGCTCGTCAGAGCAAATCAACAATTTCAGAACCCACACACGCAAGATACATATTGTACAATAGCAGTGTGATATGTATAATATTATCATGAAGAGTGAGGAGTTCGTCAGTCCAGAGAACAACCAAGGGAGATATGTACAATAGCACTGCTctgctttttcttttttttttttctttttcagttttcaGTAGTACTCCTATAGTAGATAAGAGCCTCCTTCCTAACGGCAGACAGAAGTCCGTCATCCTCATCGCTCATCGTCGTCGAGGAGGAAGATGTAGACAAACTTTGCTTGATCATCATCAGGAAGTTCAGAAAAAGGAATCGTGTAAGAAGTAGTTCAGAAAAACATTTGCATCACTCTAAGCAACCAATGAGGTACT
Protein-coding regions in this window:
- the LOC123169102 gene encoding putative disease resistance protein RGA4, yielding MAATVVVNIVVGPLVKIVLEKASNYLLDKYKVMKGMEEQHEILKRRLPAILDVIADAEQAAAHREGAAAWLQAIKKVTYQANEVFDEFKYEALRRKAKKEGHYKELGFSVVKLFPTHNRFIFRNRMGRKLRKIVRAIEVLVAEMKDFDFKHQQPLRAYNQWRQKDHDIFDPEKITSRSRAKDKKKLVDILVGQANNADLTVVPIVGMGGLGKTTLAQLVYNDTEIQKHFNLLLWVCVSDNFDVDSLAKSIVEAALEKNGAEAATSMRTKTPLDGLQNVVSGQRYLLVLDDVWTREVHKWEQLKACLERGGMGSVVLTTTRDKGVAEIVGTVEAYNLGALDGQYIKEIIETMSFSCLKKGEERPAVLMNMVDEIVERCSGSPLAAMALGSVLRNKTSEEEWKDVSSRSNICTVESGILPILKLSYNDLPPQMKQCFAFCAIFPKDYEINVDKLIQLWIAHGFIIQEKQVRLENIGKQIFNELVSRSFFQDVKQVQTTIGEIEQDGACYVRSTCKIHDLMHDVALSVMENECALATEDPGKIGYVFSTEEPSQSEWLPDTARHLFLSCKEPARKLNSSLKNSSSAIQTLLCDSFMSRSLHHLAKYSSLQALQLRLLGSFPLKPKHLHHLRYLDLSRSLIKALPEDMSILYNLQTLNLSGCVSLRELPRQMKYMAALRHLYTHGCPELKGMPRDLRKLTSLQTLTCFVAGSGSNCSNVGELGNLNLGGQLELHHLENVTEEAAKAANLVMKKEVTELTLKWTVGSDNVVDEPSSRDDAKVLEELKPHDGLHAIRIHTYGGTTFPTWTAMLQNIVVIHISHCKKLQWFFSGDINTSFAFPNLKELTLQELVCFERWWEIDNVTQGEVVMFPRLEKLRISQCEKLTALPGQPTFPNLQITRIERCPELTTRVESPKLSVLKMEGHDVQLFQWVARHMTSLTNVELHSLVDSTETTSAVAEDGLREVLDCKEKWNDHDFPLTVLVLQNFKSGITELCSCFVHLQDLSVWRCHALLHWPEKEFEGLVSLRKLVIHQCENLTGYAQASTEPSTSSEKSQLLPRLELLVIRKCESLVEVFNVPASLRVMEILYCKKLESISGRRLLQGQSASSIHQGPSSIAEVSSSPSSGVGVENLETLKLVECHSLTGVLRLPSSLKVLDIDSCSGLTSLESHSGELPSLEYLYLWSCNKLSSLLDGPRAYSYLQSLYIKNCPGIKAFPTSLQQRLGSIQEEYTDAHYYGNKPRPIPILLKPKTWKCAIRRD